A stretch of Alkalicella caledoniensis DNA encodes these proteins:
- a CDS encoding ABC transporter ATP-binding protein, whose amino-acid sequence MSEKLLTVKNLKTYFYTEDGVVPAIDGVNFDVAPGETLGIVGESGCGKSVTSLSVMRLIPNPPGKIEDGEITFDGKDLLAMSEAEMRKIRGNEISMIFQEPMTSLNPVYTIGDQLTEAIKLHQGKNSKEATKHAIEMLKLVGIPLPDKRVNEYPHQLSGGMRQRVMIAMALSCNPKLLFADEPTTALDVTIQAQILELMKKLKTELGTSIIMITHDLGVIAEMADRVIVMYAGRVVEEGPVLDIFKDPLHPYTEGLLNSIPKIEGEKERLKPIEGVVPNPLDMPSGCRFHPRCPYVTDRCKEEIPTLQDKGKGRNVACFLRY is encoded by the coding sequence ATGTCAGAAAAGTTGCTTACTGTAAAAAACTTAAAAACTTACTTCTATACCGAAGACGGTGTAGTTCCAGCTATAGATGGGGTTAACTTTGATGTTGCTCCAGGAGAAACTTTGGGTATTGTAGGTGAATCTGGTTGTGGTAAAAGTGTTACATCACTATCTGTAATGCGTTTGATTCCCAACCCACCAGGTAAAATTGAAGATGGAGAGATTACCTTTGATGGTAAAGATTTATTGGCCATGTCTGAAGCCGAAATGAGAAAGATTAGAGGAAATGAAATCTCAATGATTTTCCAAGAGCCAATGACCTCTCTAAACCCTGTATATACAATTGGTGATCAGTTAACTGAGGCAATAAAACTTCACCAAGGTAAGAACTCAAAAGAAGCTACAAAACATGCAATCGAAATGCTTAAGCTAGTAGGTATTCCACTACCAGATAAAAGAGTTAACGAGTATCCTCATCAATTAAGTGGTGGTATGAGACAAAGGGTTATGATTGCTATGGCTCTTTCATGTAATCCTAAACTGTTATTTGCTGATGAGCCAACAACTGCGCTGGATGTTACTATACAAGCTCAGATTTTAGAGCTTATGAAAAAGCTTAAAACAGAACTTGGTACATCTATTATTATGATTACCCATGACTTGGGTGTTATTGCAGAAATGGCAGATAGAGTTATTGTAATGTACGCAGGTAGAGTTGTTGAAGAGGGCCCAGTATTAGATATTTTTAAAGATCCTCTTCATCCTTACACAGAAGGACTTTTAAACTCTATTCCTAAAATAGAGGGAGAAAAGGAAAGACTTAAACCTATCGAAGGTGTAGTTCCTAACCCACTGGATATGCCAAGCGGATGTCGTTTCCACCCTCGCTGTCCTTATGTCACTGATCGTTGTAAGGAAGAAATTCCTACCCTTCAGGATAAAGGTAAGGGAAGAAATGTTGCTTGTTTTTTAAGATACTAA